The genomic DNA ACCACCGCAATTCCCGTGTCGCTGGCCGCGCCGTCCATCTACTCGCTCTACAACACCCCGCCTGACCTCAAAGACGTCCTGCTGGTTGCCATCTCGCAATCGGGCGAGTCCACCGACACCAACCTGGTGGTGGAGCGAGCGGCGGCACAAGGCGCATTCACGCTGGGCATCACCAATGAAGCAGCCAGTACGCTGGCGCGCCTGGTGGACCGCGTCTTCCTGGTCCGCGCCGGCAGAGAAGAGAGCGTCGCGGCCACCAAGACCTACACCGGCCAACTGCTCATGCTCTACCTGTTGGCCTATGCGCTGGGCGGATCGATTGCGCTCGACGATTTGCGCCGCCTGCCGCAGTACGCCTCGTCTGCATTGCAGTTGCAGCCGGAAATCGTGGAGCACGCCGCGCGCTACCGCGCGATGGAGCGTGCCGTCGTGGTGGCGCGCGGGCTGAACTATGCCAACGCTTTCGAGTTCGCGCTCAAGCTCATGGAAACCTGCTACGTGGTGGCCGAGCGCTTTTCCTCGGCCGACTTTCTCCACGGGCCGATCGCCATGCTGGAACGCGCTTTCCCGGTGTTCAT from Terriglobia bacterium includes the following:
- a CDS encoding SIS domain-containing protein; protein product: MSKMLQEIAQQPETLERTLGSQLAAADDLRRRFAQRKPRLIVLVARGTSDNAAQFGRYLLEITTAIPVSLAAPSIYSLYNTPPDLKDVLLVAISQSGESTDTNLVVERAAAQGAFTLGITNEAASTLARLVDRVFLVRAGREESVAATKTYTGQLLMLYLLAYALGGSIALDDLRRLPQYASSALQLQPEIVEHAARYRAMERAVVVARGLNYANAFEFALKLMETCYVVAERFSSADFLHGPIAMLERAFPVFIFAPAGVTWKGMAELIARLHQIHAETLIITDLSHRPAVENVGKLDCCITIPMELASASGPADLFTPIPYIIPAQLFAVSLAEVKGLDPDAPRALHKITRTL